Proteins encoded together in one Neobacillus sp. FSL H8-0543 window:
- a CDS encoding polysaccharide deacetylase family protein yields the protein MSRSQRYKKKKMSRKILAIEIFLLSSLAVFIFYWLESRLMTDSPISNEVSDTVEEPLEDDITERLNDIDKEKELKEKVNLVIKQANALALGYDYEGAIILLQDFTEQIGPDDDITEAIAGYQLEKERLVPLGAYDSINQISHVFFHSLIADTDRAFDGDFDSYGYNYYMTTVSEFKEMMTEMYNAGYVLVSIHDVGIKDTLEDESTQFIPGDIMLPPDKKPFVLSQDDVNYYKYMDGDGFASKIVIDENGRPTTEMIHNDGTTSFGDYDLVPALESFIAEHPDFSYRGARGILAVTGYEGALGYRTQDSNSPTYEQDKATVKEVVKTLKEWGWEFASHSYGHRDMNKYDYSFLVNDTNRWQEEVGALIGPTDIYIYPFGSDIEDHQVYDSEKYQYLKDSGFDYFCGVYKSPWMQVGNEYFRMTRRPLDGQAMLQFPERLGDLFEISKVLDPTRPVLQ from the coding sequence ATGTCTAGAAGTCAACGATACAAGAAGAAAAAAATGTCCAGAAAGATTTTAGCAATTGAAATTTTCCTTCTTAGTTCATTAGCGGTGTTTATTTTTTATTGGTTGGAAAGTCGATTAATGACCGATTCTCCTATTAGCAATGAGGTTAGCGACACTGTTGAAGAACCTTTAGAGGATGATATCACGGAGCGTTTGAATGATATTGACAAAGAAAAAGAGCTAAAAGAGAAAGTAAATCTCGTTATTAAACAAGCAAATGCATTAGCGCTAGGATATGACTACGAAGGAGCAATTATCCTACTCCAAGATTTTACTGAACAAATTGGACCAGATGATGATATAACTGAGGCAATTGCTGGCTATCAGCTTGAAAAAGAACGTTTAGTACCGCTTGGTGCCTATGATTCCATCAATCAAATTAGTCATGTGTTTTTTCATTCACTCATTGCAGACACAGATAGAGCCTTTGATGGAGATTTTGATTCGTATGGATACAATTATTATATGACGACAGTCTCAGAGTTTAAAGAAATGATGACAGAAATGTACAACGCTGGCTATGTGCTCGTTAGTATCCATGATGTAGGAATTAAAGATACCTTAGAGGATGAATCAACACAATTTATTCCAGGCGATATTATGCTGCCACCCGATAAAAAGCCATTTGTCCTATCTCAAGATGATGTAAATTATTATAAATATATGGATGGAGACGGATTTGCCTCCAAAATCGTTATCGACGAAAACGGCCGGCCAACTACTGAAATGATACACAATGATGGAACAACTTCGTTTGGAGATTATGATTTAGTTCCCGCATTAGAATCATTTATTGCAGAGCATCCTGATTTTTCTTATAGAGGTGCTCGAGGTATTTTAGCTGTAACAGGATATGAAGGTGCTCTAGGATATCGAACGCAGGATTCAAACTCACCAACCTATGAACAGGATAAAGCTACTGTAAAAGAAGTGGTTAAGACCCTAAAGGAATGGGGCTGGGAATTTGCCTCACATAGCTATGGCCATCGCGATATGAATAAATATGATTATTCATTCCTTGTAAATGATACAAATAGATGGCAAGAGGAAGTGGGAGCATTAATCGGCCCTACCGATATTTACATTTACCCATTTGGAAGTGATATTGAAGATCATCAAGTTTATGATAGTGAAAAATATCAATATTTAAAGGATAGTGGCTTTGATTATTTTTGCGGTGTCTATAAAAGCCCATGGATGCAAGTAGGAAATGAGTATTTCCGCATGACTAGAAGACCATTAGACGGGCAGGCTATGCTACAATTCCCGGAAAGACTTGGAGATTTGTTTGAAATAAGCAAGGTGCTAGATCCAACTAGACCTGTGCTCCAATAA
- the rlmD gene encoding 23S rRNA (uracil(1939)-C(5))-methyltransferase RlmD: MNKTIPVKRNDYIDVIFEDLTHDGAGVAKVEGYPLFVPNGLPGEKAKVKVIKANKGYGFGRLIELYEKSPDRVEIPEVELHKYGGCQLEHISYEGQLKYKENQVRQVLARIGKLEDVKVHPILGMDNPWHYRNKAQVPVGQKEGKLIAGFFKPRSHEIVDTDESLIQLSEINEAVQAVKEIASELGLSAYQEESHKGDLRHIMARYGKQTGELMVVIVTRTADIPQKNKLVEEIVARLPKVKSIVHNVNSKRTNVILGEKTKVLWGTEVIYDYIGDVKFAISALSFYQVNPVQTKVLYDKALEYAGLSGDESVIDAYCGIGTISLFLAQKAKKVFGVEVVAEAIEDAKRNAELNGITNAEFAAGEAEVVIPKWYKDGNTADVLVVDPPRKGCDETFLQTIIEMKPKKVVYVSCNPATLARDLRILEDGGYKTVEVQPVDMFPQTTHVEVVSVLIFKEKAGS, translated from the coding sequence ATAAATAAAACAATACCAGTTAAAAGAAATGATTATATAGATGTGATTTTTGAGGATTTGACCCATGACGGTGCGGGTGTTGCAAAGGTGGAAGGCTATCCCTTGTTTGTTCCAAACGGATTGCCAGGCGAAAAAGCCAAAGTAAAAGTTATCAAAGCAAATAAAGGCTATGGCTTCGGGCGATTAATAGAGCTTTATGAAAAAAGTCCAGATCGGGTAGAGATTCCAGAAGTTGAGCTGCACAAATATGGTGGCTGTCAGCTTGAGCATATCAGCTATGAGGGACAACTGAAGTACAAAGAAAATCAGGTACGACAGGTGCTCGCCCGAATCGGCAAGCTTGAGGATGTGAAGGTGCATCCGATTCTGGGGATGGACAATCCATGGCACTACCGAAACAAAGCACAGGTTCCTGTCGGTCAAAAAGAGGGCAAGCTGATTGCGGGCTTTTTTAAACCAAGAAGTCACGAAATTGTTGATACGGATGAAAGTCTGATTCAGCTGTCGGAAATTAATGAAGCTGTACAGGCTGTGAAGGAAATTGCGAGTGAGCTCGGTCTTTCTGCTTATCAAGAGGAGTCACATAAAGGTGATCTTCGCCACATTATGGCTCGTTACGGTAAACAAACAGGCGAGCTCATGGTTGTGATTGTTACAAGAACCGCAGATATTCCACAGAAAAATAAACTAGTCGAGGAAATTGTGGCTCGACTTCCTAAAGTGAAGTCGATTGTACACAATGTTAATTCCAAGCGGACGAATGTAATTCTTGGAGAGAAAACGAAGGTACTATGGGGAACAGAAGTCATCTATGACTATATCGGTGATGTGAAATTTGCGATTTCTGCATTGTCTTTTTATCAGGTGAATCCTGTTCAAACGAAGGTTCTTTATGATAAAGCCCTAGAATATGCAGGGCTAAGCGGTGATGAATCCGTAATCGACGCTTATTGTGGAATCGGGACAATATCGTTGTTTTTAGCACAAAAGGCAAAGAAAGTCTTTGGTGTGGAAGTTGTTGCTGAGGCAATTGAAGATGCCAAGCGAAATGCTGAATTGAATGGCATCACGAACGCTGAGTTTGCTGCTGGGGAAGCGGAAGTGGTTATTCCGAAGTGGTATAAAGACGGCAATACTGCAGATGTCTTGGTAGTGGATCCGCCGCGTAAAGGCTGTGATGAAACATTTTTACAAACCATTATTGAAATGAAACCGAAAAAGGTTGTTTATGTTTCCTGTAACCCAGCAACACTTGCAAGGGATTTAAGGATATTAGAAGATGGTGGATACAAGACAGTAGAAGTACAGCCGGTTGATATGTTTCCGCAAACGACACATGTTGAAGTGGTTTCTGTGCTGATTTTTAAAGAGAAAGCAGGTTCATAG
- a CDS encoding AAA family ATPase yields the protein MYISKLHITNFRNFKSQNFFFRPGVNTIIGENGSGKTNAFSALRLMLDSNLPISASQLIENDFNRNLGKWQGHWIIVSIDFEDLDSSEGASLLAHKVEHISDSSSNGSYYFYFRPKKIFRKKLYELSLTEDKNKDKLDGILNEITINDYEGAYYLRGSADFSKEEAYKELVGDFENIDFPNPDDEKMDLLGIPTSQIFLVRSEIKCTYIKALRDVMTELRRSKQSPLLNLLRGSTKNIMVQDTDSITSQVSTLNNTISQLIEISELAKKIKSTLDSTVGFTFAPNVSIRSELPEDINKLLQSLTLWVGDGDDSQLGKLDELSLGGANLIYITLKLLEYEYMQPYEEKAAHFLLIEEPEAHIHTHIQKTMFDNYKFQNTQVITSTHSTHISSANKIDSINILCKEKKETIVCHPSNGLAIEECRKIERYLDATRSTLLFAKGVILVEGDAELILIPTLFKSVYGLSLDEIGVSLINVNSTVFEHISNLFHEQRIRRKCSIITDHDKSLIPLDSEEIEQTELVKKFRNSQIKGEERKQKLNSYCEENQWVEAFYAKHTFEIDFVLNENVQPVIQTLRKIYKTNKAIEDSNALLNSGDEIVVGLETLRLADKVVGKGWFALMLAEEVTYETNIPQYILDAIKFASRHIGYQHFEKMAKYRIYNSCDSKDNLEFNKLLGELSEEDKNMDNLRGLVADYLDYSDAFFQLVDSYGDDQLC from the coding sequence ATGTATATATCCAAACTCCATATTACTAACTTCCGGAATTTTAAAAGTCAGAACTTTTTCTTTAGACCTGGTGTAAATACAATAATTGGGGAAAATGGGTCCGGTAAAACCAATGCATTCTCTGCTTTAAGATTAATGTTAGATAGTAATCTCCCGATAAGTGCATCCCAATTAATAGAGAATGATTTTAATAGGAATCTTGGAAAGTGGCAAGGTCATTGGATTATTGTATCCATAGATTTTGAAGATTTGGACTCAAGTGAAGGAGCTAGTTTATTAGCTCACAAGGTCGAGCATATTAGTGATTCTTCATCAAATGGTTCATATTATTTTTATTTTAGGCCTAAGAAAATATTCAGGAAAAAATTGTATGAACTATCACTTACTGAAGATAAGAATAAAGATAAATTAGATGGTATTTTAAATGAAATTACAATAAATGATTATGAAGGTGCTTATTATTTAAGAGGTTCGGCCGACTTCTCAAAAGAAGAAGCTTATAAGGAGTTAGTAGGTGATTTTGAAAATATAGATTTTCCTAATCCAGATGACGAAAAAATGGACTTATTAGGTATTCCCACATCGCAAATTTTCTTAGTTCGATCAGAAATAAAATGCACATATATTAAAGCGTTAAGAGACGTTATGACTGAGCTTCGAAGAAGTAAGCAAAGTCCTTTGCTAAATTTATTAAGGGGAAGTACTAAGAATATAATGGTTCAAGATACCGATAGTATCACTAGTCAGGTTAGTACCTTAAATAATACTATTAGTCAGCTTATAGAAATTAGTGAATTAGCGAAAAAAATAAAGAGTACCTTAGATTCAACAGTTGGATTTACTTTTGCACCAAATGTTAGTATTCGTTCCGAATTACCTGAAGATATTAATAAACTTCTTCAGTCGTTAACTTTATGGGTTGGAGATGGGGATGATAGTCAACTAGGTAAGTTAGACGAACTCAGTTTAGGTGGTGCAAATTTAATTTATATTACATTAAAATTATTAGAATATGAATATATGCAACCGTATGAGGAAAAAGCGGCTCATTTTTTATTAATTGAAGAACCAGAAGCGCATATACATACTCATATACAAAAAACTATGTTTGATAATTATAAGTTTCAAAACACACAAGTAATAACTTCTACACATTCAACACATATATCATCTGCAAATAAAATTGATTCAATTAATATTTTATGTAAAGAAAAAAAGGAGACAATAGTTTGTCATCCGAGTAATGGTCTCGCTATAGAAGAATGCAGAAAAATAGAAAGGTATTTAGATGCTACCCGGAGTACACTGCTATTTGCTAAAGGTGTCATTCTGGTAGAAGGGGATGCAGAATTAATCCTAATTCCTACTCTCTTTAAAAGTGTGTATGGATTAAGCCTGGATGAAATAGGTGTTAGTTTAATAAATGTGAACAGTACAGTTTTTGAACATATTTCAAATTTATTTCACGAACAAAGGATACGCAGAAAGTGTTCAATTATTACGGACCACGATAAATCTCTTATCCCTTTAGATTCCGAGGAAATTGAACAAACTGAACTAGTTAAAAAGTTCCGTAATTCTCAAATAAAAGGAGAAGAAAGAAAGCAAAAGTTAAATAGTTACTGTGAGGAAAATCAATGGGTGGAAGCTTTTTATGCAAAGCATACATTTGAAATTGACTTTGTATTAAATGAAAATGTTCAGCCTGTAATACAGACATTAAGGAAAATTTATAAAACGAATAAAGCAATAGAAGATTCAAATGCATTGTTAAACTCTGGTGACGAGATAGTAGTAGGGCTTGAAACTCTTAGGTTAGCGGATAAAGTTGTAGGTAAAGGTTGGTTTGCACTAATGCTTGCAGAAGAAGTTACCTATGAGACAAATATCCCCCAATACATATTGGATGCAATTAAATTCGCTTCCAGGCATATAGGATACCAACATTTTGAGAAGATGGCTAAGTATCGAATTTATAATTCTTGTGATAGTAAAGATAATTTAGAATTTAATAAATTGTTAGGGGAGTTATCAGAAGAAGATAAAAATATGGACAATCTTAGAGGGCTTGTAGCAGATTATTTAGATTACTCAGATGCCTTCTTTCAGTTAGTGGATTCTTACGGAGATGATCAACTATGTTAA
- a CDS encoding ATP-dependent helicase, translated as MLSGLNDQQIAAVTTDKDTLVIACPGSGKTRVLTRKIAFELERLESKKKFVVALTYTNRAAEEIQKRVEELGIPQDQLWAGTIHSFCYQWIIKPYAGYEPTLLNGFSIIDDYKRQKTLKQIIEKHYLPLNTVINTSLNRDGNYINTDSYHNLIAREFHQNIVNKKEIDFDLLLYYSYKLLKTHSKIRSHLANIFSYFFIDEYQDTQDLQYAIIGEIIKQQESQCKVFLVGDPDQAIYDSLGGISKNLEEIKKEFNNRNIELRELPGNYRSTQRIVDFFSNFQSTNLNIQALCSYANERGLISFNTVVNKEELFIEFAKLIESNLNKGVKPNEICIIAPQWYFLTPLAKKLKSILPEVPFEAPGITPLPRNRENFWWKLSRLFLSEIKPGTSINRFRWIEEIVQEINNYTNGCLGIERLDCRRYLKIVNSIKPDETDGINYLEKAFEKFLSSLEIEINSHPVLIDQWNHFFSGIGSRYESFEFDGIPKTIDYFKNAFNPSDGIVINTCHGVKGEEFETVIAFGLLWGYVPHWSSIIRKPYNEALGASSKLLYVIGSRAKRNLHLFAETGRKTQSENAYVINHQLGQLSFEYDNTYFSQR; from the coding sequence ATGTTAAGTGGCTTGAATGACCAACAAATAGCTGCCGTAACTACTGATAAAGATACTCTAGTAATTGCTTGTCCTGGGAGCGGTAAAACACGAGTATTAACCCGGAAGATTGCATTTGAATTAGAGCGTTTAGAGAGTAAGAAGAAATTCGTAGTTGCACTGACATATACAAATCGAGCTGCTGAGGAAATACAAAAAAGAGTTGAAGAGCTAGGAATACCTCAAGATCAATTGTGGGCTGGAACAATACATTCTTTTTGTTATCAATGGATTATTAAACCGTATGCAGGATACGAGCCTACTTTATTAAATGGTTTCTCCATAATAGATGATTATAAAAGGCAAAAAACTTTAAAACAAATTATAGAGAAACATTATCTACCACTTAATACAGTAATAAATACTTCATTAAACAGAGACGGAAATTATATAAATACAGATTCCTATCACAATTTGATAGCCAGAGAATTCCACCAGAATATTGTTAATAAAAAAGAAATAGACTTTGATCTTTTACTATATTATTCGTATAAACTTTTGAAAACTCACTCAAAGATACGTAGTCATTTAGCTAATATATTTTCTTATTTCTTTATTGATGAGTACCAAGATACACAAGATTTACAGTATGCGATTATTGGAGAAATAATCAAACAACAAGAAAGTCAGTGTAAAGTTTTTTTAGTTGGGGATCCAGATCAAGCAATTTATGACTCTTTGGGAGGAATTTCTAAGAACCTTGAGGAGATTAAAAAAGAATTTAATAATCGAAATATTGAACTTAGGGAATTACCTGGTAATTACCGTTCAACTCAAAGAATTGTCGACTTTTTTAGTAACTTCCAATCTACTAATTTAAATATACAGGCTCTTTGCAGCTATGCAAACGAGAGAGGATTAATTTCATTTAATACTGTTGTAAATAAGGAAGAACTGTTTATTGAATTTGCTAAATTAATTGAAAGTAATTTAAATAAAGGAGTTAAACCTAATGAAATTTGTATAATTGCACCACAATGGTACTTCCTAACTCCATTAGCAAAAAAATTAAAGAGTATCTTACCAGAAGTTCCGTTTGAGGCTCCGGGAATTACCCCTTTACCAAGAAATAGAGAGAACTTTTGGTGGAAATTATCTAGATTATTTTTGTCAGAGATTAAACCTGGGACATCAATTAATCGTTTTAGATGGATAGAAGAAATTGTACAAGAAATCAACAATTATACTAATGGTTGTCTGGGAATAGAACGGTTAGATTGTAGGAGATACTTAAAAATAGTAAATTCTATAAAACCGGATGAAACGGATGGTATAAATTATTTAGAAAAGGCATTTGAAAAATTCCTTTCTTCCCTAGAAATTGAAATCAATTCTCATCCTGTACTAATCGATCAATGGAATCATTTTTTTAGTGGGATTGGATCCAGATATGAATCGTTTGAGTTTGACGGAATCCCGAAAACCATTGATTATTTTAAGAATGCATTTAATCCATCAGATGGAATTGTAATAAACACTTGTCACGGAGTAAAGGGTGAAGAATTTGAGACAGTAATTGCATTTGGCCTGTTATGGGGTTATGTACCTCATTGGAGTTCTATCATACGAAAACCTTACAATGAGGCTTTAGGTGCATCTAGTAAGTTATTATATGTTATTGGTTCACGTGCTAAGCGGAACTTACATTTGTTTGCAGAGACGGGAAGAAAAACTCAATCTGAAAATGCGTATGTAATTAATCATCAATTAGGACAGTTATCCTTTGAGTATGATAATACTTATTTCTCGCAAAGGTAG
- a CDS encoding P-loop NTPase fold protein, translating into MKRWNTEIYDFLENITEVLFKGFKEGSSIIFEFVNTYNSLLAILILILVGFFYFKKVIDKEEKEFTLLKVCEIILNILIAAGLGYLVKLANIEGLIKILNLVWSVSVGLTIFFLLLLLREIVIYIKSSNKIVAGYSNGYIFLGLIYLFTSIASNQFEPINIILMVIYFLSLWMFVQLISQNSKKADIGIDEESDNPINTYSQLLPTRKKEFNRVYNQLTNVRYNEPFAITINGDWGEGKTSFVNVLSNKLEENDNYIIFIQPMILDTSQKQMDYLFKQLKSILNKSGIYTGKGSPFKQYFKLITSVLNAKPLMQLEGVFSVIDDEELPSDFRTNKQLLEEDIQRLLRTNKDISEKKKIYIIVDDFDRVEKETMYNTLVFIKELVHFKGVNVIFLMDEQKLEAVKENKINKEYLDKFVNNKIQMSKIESREIFDYFLNNIKEEDFKSDFIKNILKDLKDKVNNRIEQVQLMTKEKIAELEKTIEDLTSSNGKQKQYKEEDNKSERYEELQTQKHQLISSFNRFKSGVTNLRKAKKVVREIKEILIICDEQNNNRNYQYFVNNMKKGKIDEKIANLAILKILFSEFVDEIIKKNDTRDFIYESNVDFLKIMFEDLGYPSYTEDKELIANIVNLFCNSILLNKPFEKELFSELRTNSAEILNKLDSPAVLNISNNHIKVIQEYLRAIKFNSSVVPNKIVLKRLDKLIEYIFVLYDEEVLSLKNLFELISKPQRNPLIDHSLYFEKIKNILQQEKKFESENDKNASLYNLDKIEPHLLSQYKGDIIMFISLLKLKEGSFTYENFVADLGGIIRLDEMIKEIKNTFKENDNNLIGIEFLADWAERALSKINADYSGNRYILDSTKKYKILIDKFIKTYGLWAEVKFKVKNLSVNHQSKFNEKIAVNSLQELEFDINEFYEYINKGNRVEPYLYYFNSILLHLEKYTRVNKIKEDIIQTVEDIYQKLNSEDLNEIAADTEQLLLWCTVNLGEIKENLKKAENMN; encoded by the coding sequence ATGAAAAGGTGGAATACTGAAATTTATGATTTTTTGGAAAATATCACTGAAGTTTTATTTAAAGGTTTCAAGGAAGGGAGCAGTATTATTTTTGAGTTTGTGAATACATATAATTCACTTCTAGCAATACTTATATTAATACTGGTAGGTTTTTTTTACTTTAAAAAGGTTATTGATAAAGAAGAAAAGGAATTTACGTTATTAAAGGTATGTGAAATTATTTTAAATATATTAATAGCGGCTGGCTTAGGTTATCTAGTCAAATTAGCTAATATTGAGGGTTTAATAAAAATATTAAATTTAGTTTGGTCTGTAAGTGTTGGATTAACAATTTTTTTTCTTTTACTCTTATTAAGAGAAATAGTTATTTATATAAAATCTAGTAACAAAATAGTTGCAGGATATTCAAATGGTTATATTTTTTTAGGGTTAATTTATTTGTTCACATCAATCGCTTCAAATCAATTTGAACCTATAAATATTATTTTAATGGTTATTTACTTTTTAAGTTTATGGATGTTTGTACAATTAATTAGTCAAAATAGTAAAAAAGCAGACATTGGAATTGACGAGGAGTCAGACAACCCCATAAATACATATTCACAGTTACTTCCAACAAGAAAGAAAGAATTTAACCGGGTATATAATCAACTAACGAATGTTCGCTATAATGAGCCTTTCGCGATAACGATTAATGGTGATTGGGGGGAAGGGAAGACTAGTTTTGTTAATGTTCTTTCAAATAAATTAGAGGAAAATGATAACTATATAATTTTTATTCAGCCAATGATTTTAGATACGAGCCAAAAGCAAATGGATTATTTGTTTAAACAATTAAAATCAATTTTAAATAAGAGTGGAATATATACTGGTAAAGGGAGTCCCTTTAAGCAATATTTTAAACTAATCACTAGTGTATTAAATGCAAAACCATTAATGCAGTTAGAAGGGGTTTTCTCTGTTATTGATGATGAAGAACTCCCAAGTGATTTTAGAACTAATAAACAGCTGCTTGAAGAAGATATTCAGAGGTTATTAAGAACGAATAAGGATATATCTGAAAAAAAGAAAATTTATATTATTGTTGACGATTTTGATCGGGTTGAAAAAGAGACAATGTACAACACATTAGTCTTTATTAAAGAACTTGTTCATTTTAAAGGAGTGAATGTAATCTTTTTAATGGATGAACAAAAACTTGAAGCTGTCAAAGAGAATAAGATTAATAAAGAATATCTAGATAAATTCGTTAATAACAAAATACAAATGTCAAAGATAGAATCTAGAGAGATTTTTGACTATTTTCTTAACAATATTAAAGAAGAAGATTTCAAATCTGATTTCATAAAGAACATATTAAAAGATTTAAAAGATAAAGTAAATAATCGAATTGAACAAGTTCAATTGATGACAAAGGAAAAAATTGCAGAGCTAGAAAAAACTATTGAAGATCTTACTTCAAGTAACGGAAAACAAAAACAATATAAAGAGGAAGATAATAAAAGTGAAAGGTATGAAGAATTACAAACGCAAAAACATCAATTAATTTCTTCTTTTAATCGCTTTAAAAGCGGTGTAACAAATCTAAGGAAAGCAAAAAAAGTGGTAAGGGAAATAAAAGAAATACTAATTATTTGTGATGAACAAAACAATAATAGAAATTACCAGTATTTCGTTAACAATATGAAAAAAGGAAAGATTGATGAAAAGATTGCAAATTTAGCTATTTTGAAGATATTGTTTAGTGAATTTGTTGATGAAATAATAAAAAAAAATGACACAAGGGATTTTATTTATGAATCAAATGTTGATTTTTTAAAAATTATGTTTGAAGATCTTGGATATCCTTCGTATACGGAGGATAAGGAATTGATTGCTAATATAGTAAATTTATTTTGTAATTCTATCCTCCTAAATAAACCTTTTGAAAAAGAGTTGTTTTCAGAATTAAGGACTAACTCTGCGGAAATATTGAATAAATTGGATAGTCCGGCGGTTTTGAATATTTCGAATAATCATATTAAAGTAATACAGGAATATCTAAGAGCTATTAAGTTTAATTCCTCAGTTGTACCAAACAAAATTGTGTTAAAAAGGTTAGACAAACTCATTGAATATATCTTTGTTTTGTACGATGAAGAGGTTCTTTCTTTGAAAAACTTATTTGAGCTAATATCAAAACCACAACGAAATCCATTGATTGATCATTCCTTGTATTTTGAAAAAATAAAGAATATTTTACAACAAGAAAAAAAGTTCGAAAGTGAAAATGATAAGAATGCAAGTTTATATAATCTTGACAAGATAGAACCCCACCTCCTATCCCAATATAAAGGGGATATAATTATGTTTATCAGTTTATTAAAATTAAAGGAAGGATCCTTTACATATGAAAATTTTGTTGCTGATTTGGGTGGGATCATTAGACTAGATGAAATGATTAAGGAAATAAAAAATACTTTTAAAGAAAATGATAATAACCTAATTGGAATTGAATTCTTAGCAGATTGGGCTGAGAGAGCTCTGTCGAAAATAAATGCTGATTATTCAGGAAATAGGTACATTTTAGATTCCACAAAAAAATACAAAATACTTATTGATAAATTTATAAAAACATATGGACTATGGGCTGAAGTTAAATTTAAGGTTAAAAATTTATCAGTAAATCACCAATCAAAATTTAATGAAAAAATTGCCGTAAATTCTCTACAAGAGTTAGAATTTGATATTAATGAGTTTTATGAGTATATAAATAAAGGGAATAGAGTGGAGCCTTACCTCTATTATTTCAATTCGATACTTTTACATCTAGAAAAATACACAAGAGTAAATAAAATTAAAGAGGATATCATTCAGACTGTTGAGGATATATACCAGAAATTAAATAGTGAAGACTTAAATGAAATAGCAGCGGATACAGAACAATTATTGTTATGGTGTACAGTAAACCTTGGAGAAATAAAGGAAAATCTAAAAAAAGCAGAAAATATGAACTAA
- a CDS encoding EcsC family protein produces MSKTKSLTHDAIMKALDWSYDKAINGGVPRMDTAIELADSYLQKSGALDEKVKSLILWQNTKSATSGFLTGLGGLITLPVAVPANITSVILVQMRMVAAITHMGGYAVKDDQVKSFVYAYLAGNGAKDILKNAGVQIGKKLAVTGIKKFLSK; encoded by the coding sequence ATGTCTAAAACAAAATCTTTAACACACGACGCAATAATGAAGGCATTAGATTGGTCTTATGATAAAGCAATTAATGGTGGTGTCCCTCGAATGGACACCGCTATAGAATTAGCTGATAGTTACTTACAAAAGAGTGGGGCCTTAGATGAAAAAGTTAAAAGTTTAATACTATGGCAAAACACCAAAAGTGCTACTAGTGGATTTTTAACAGGTTTGGGAGGACTTATTACATTACCTGTTGCTGTACCCGCCAATATAACTAGCGTTATTTTAGTTCAAATGAGAATGGTTGCAGCTATTACACATATGGGTGGTTATGCTGTAAAAGATGACCAGGTTAAATCTTTTGTTTATGCCTATCTAGCTGGAAATGGAGCAAAAGATATTCTTAAAAATGCAGGCGTTCAGATAGGAAAAAAACTTGCAGTAACCGGTATTAAAAAATTCCTTTCGAAGTAA